A window from Cydia strobilella chromosome 9, ilCydStro3.1, whole genome shotgun sequence encodes these proteins:
- the LOC134744439 gene encoding monocarboxylate transporter 4-like yields MKTDDPIIVKSRTPRTRGHSDGVRESLLSDSTSGIDRGDASSTCSGDSFSSPDISSKDELRGRGFSKDQKNALNDLKNGKKPCNITENPQDKLKMKDVESGSAKKAKIPDGGWGWVVVASSFIISMIADGISFSFGLLYIEFLEEFGASKSTTAWIGSLFIAVPLLSGPVMSALVDRYGCRSMTILGGIISTLGFVLASVSTTIETMMLTFGVIAGLGLGLVYVTAVVSIAYWFEKKRNLAVGLGACGTGVGTFLYAPMTQYFIEEFGWRGTILLLSGTLLNLCVCGCVMRDPEWWILEQKKEKEVKPLKDVEKANQELALMPTASTKRPYKKSASLCVSDVLPLSNREMNGRVTKFKVPLMEREFHNVLHKHQKPQIYKNNKLALGWPVQELPRTESLYTIPSYLESTDRATQRVLKQLTQSPIMLTKATEIASPILGEDNDPPCVTFPKQPMRRSCSVDFYFRKEVRRSIDYQLKNPNAGRVLKKSKSETKEDRGVLIKQDSKGDRRDWLKKQLSVNHHYLKDLKMPLNSIGHRNAMLNINRYRLKASSCPDIFKNSMVTINDEEEKCYKDCLVCVSDMFNVSLFKKATFNLLCAGTILLFIWFIVPYFYLAEHMIDKGYNEDDGAVMLSLIGITNTIGMVGLGYIGDFPSVSIGNLYAACLVLCGASVAAIPPAASNYWLLGCVAAAFGLLFAASFTFTPSLLVTLVSLDDFTSAYGLVLLAQGIGHLIGPPLSGLIYDLTLSWELSFYLAGGWIVVAGVLISFIHPFRALEQRRQANQENEAT; encoded by the exons ATGAAGACTGACGATCCGATTATAGTCAAATCCAGAACTCCACGCACTAGAGGACATAGTGATGGAGTCCGCGAATCGCTCCTCTCGGATTCGACCTCAGGAATTGATAGAGGCGATGCGAGCAGCACGTGTAGCGGAGACTCCTTTTCTAGCCCTGATATCAGCAGCAAAGATGAGCTGAGAGGCAGAGGATTTAGTAAAGATCAGAAAAATGCACTTAATGATTTGAAAAATGGAAAGAAGCCGTGTAATATTACTGAGAATCCGCAGGATAAGTTAAAAATGAAAGATGTTGAAAGTGGATCAGCAAAGAAAGCCAAAATACCTGATGGTGGCTGGGGATGGGTAGTAGTTGCGTCATCTTTTATAATATCGATGATCGCAGATGGCATAAGCTTTTCCTTTGGTTTGTTGTACATTGAGTTCCTTGAAGAGTTTGGAGCTAGTAAGTCGACCACTGCCTGGATCGGTAGCCTTTTCATCGCTGTTCCACTGCTCTCTGGGCCTGTGATGAGTGCTTTGGTTGACAGATACGGTTGCCGTAGCATGACCATTTTAGGGGGAATCATTTCGACTCTCGGCTTCGTTCTGGCGTCGGTTTCAACCACGATTGAAACGATGATGTTAACATTTGGAGTGATAGCTGGTTTGGGTCTTGGTTTAGTCTACGTCACTGCTGTTGTTTCTATCGCCTACTGGTTTGAGAAGAAGAGGAATTTAGCTGTTGGCCTGGGCGCATGTGGAACAGGTGTAGGGACATTTTTATACGCACCGATGACTCAATACTTCATTGAAGAATTCGGTTGGAGAGGCACGATTTTATTGCTCTCTGGTACTTTGCTAAATCTTTGCGTGTGTGGTTGTGTGATGCGAGATCCTGAATGGTGGATTTTGGAACAAAAGAAGGAAAAGGAAGTCAAGCCATTGAAGGATGTTGAAAAGGCTAATCAAGAGTTAGCGCTTATGCCCACAGCATCCACTAAGAGGCCATACAAGAAATCTGCTTCACTCTGCGTTTCTGATGTCTTGCCGCTATCAAACAGGGAAATGAATGGGAGGGTCACAAAATTCAAAGTACCGTTGATGGAACGAGAGTTCCATAATGTACTACATAAACATCAAAAACCtcagatttataaaaacaacaagttagCATTGGGATGGCCTGTCCAGGAGCTACCTAGAACCGAGTCTTTGTACACAATCCCGTCGTATTTGGAATCCACTGACCGT GCAACACAGAGGGTGCTGAAACAATTAACTCAATCACCAATCATGTTAACGAAGGCAACTGAAATAGCTTCACCGATTTTGGGTGAAGACAACGATCCTCCATGCGTCACGTTTCCGAAACAGCCCATGCGTCGTTCCTGCTCCGTAGACTTCTATTTCCGAAAAGAAGTCAGGAGATCCATCGACTATCAGCTGAAGAATCCTAACGCTGGTCGAGTATTGAAAAAGTCGAAATCGGAAACAAAAGAAGATCGCGGTGTGCTTATAAAGCAGGACAGCAAAGGGGACAGAAGGGATTGGCTGAaaaaacagctgtcagtcaATCATCATTATCTGAAAGATTTGAAGATGCCTTTGAATTCTATTGGCCATAGAAACGCAATGTTGAACATAAATAGATACAGACTGAAAGCATCTTCTTGCCCTGATATATTCAAGAATTCTATGGTCACTATCAATGACGAAGAAGAG AAATGCTACAAGGACTGCCTAGTGTGCGTCTCAGACATGTTCAACGTGTCCCTCTTCAAGAAGGCGACTTTCAACCTGCTGTGCGCCGGCACCATCCTGCTGTTCATCTGGTTCATCGTCCCGTACTTCTATCTGGCTGAACACATGATTGACAAGGGCTATAACGAAGATGATGGCGCTGTCATGCTCAGCTTAATCGGGATCACCAATACTATTGGAATG GTGGGCCTAGGCTACATAGGCGACTTTCCAAGCGTCTCAATCGGCAACCTCTACGCGGCTTGCCTCGTTCTCTGCGGGGCGTCCGTCGCAGCCATCCCACCCGCCGCCTCTAACTACTGGCTCCTCGGCTGTGTGGCGGCTGCCTTCGGCTTGCTGTTTGCTGCCTCGTTCACGTTCACGCCGAGCTTGTTGGTGACGCTGGTGTCGCTGGATGATTTTACGTCGGCGTATGGATTGGTGCTGCTAGCTCAAGGGATTGGACATTTGATTGGACCGCCTTTGTCAG GTCTCATCTACGACCTAACACTGTCCTGGGAGCTCTCATTCTACCTGGCCGGGGGCTGGATCGTGGTGGCAGGTGTGCTCATTTCTTTCATCCATCCATTCCGTGCTTTGGAGCAGAGGCGACAGGCGAATCAGGAGAACGAGGCTACATAA